Proteins encoded within one genomic window of Citricoccus muralis:
- the phnE gene encoding phosphonate ABC transporter, permease protein PhnE: MPAVTASARSSSRTPTPHRPQRAQLSTATWAVPASYLVITIFGMWWIDVRPGVVVEGFGDIARLMERMVPATTGPLPPLIALVFETLWIALAGTGIATLLSIPLAAAASRSFTGPRWVQIISRLVIMLTRAVPSLIFAIIFVRIFGLGPLAGALAIAVHSIGMIGKMMTDSFEELSPQPREAIQATGATRTQTFIATTLTRALPQMTSFVLYRLDINIRASAILGLVGAGGIGVALQTAIGSLNYPRAAGIIIVIILLLLALELVSFLSQRSLAEHADPSASSQLFVASRSGRDPGWSLQRFGRTAAALSAIGLFLFALSTLSIPFDRLQRSGANAWAMLSGFVPPTISTEVVLGIFESVIMALTATSFGVLIGLVIAILSTNHLVNIPALSWMLRTFVVLVRGVPDIIYALIFVAALGLGPFPGFLALSISCTALAAKFFTDALQNINPGPRRALEATGAGRVQAFVSGVWPQFVPSFIANSLFTSDLALRESAVLGIVGAGGVGFLLHESVTSIQYSTTAGILIGLVIVVVALEQVARWARRKVL; encoded by the coding sequence ATGCCCGCCGTCACTGCGTCAGCGCGGTCCTCATCGCGAACTCCGACTCCACACCGCCCGCAACGGGCCCAACTATCTACCGCAACCTGGGCCGTTCCGGCTTCGTATCTCGTGATCACGATTTTCGGGATGTGGTGGATCGATGTGCGTCCTGGGGTGGTCGTCGAAGGATTCGGGGACATCGCCCGACTCATGGAACGAATGGTCCCGGCCACCACGGGGCCACTTCCGCCGCTCATCGCGCTCGTCTTCGAAACGTTATGGATCGCCCTGGCGGGCACCGGTATCGCAACTCTCCTGTCGATTCCCTTGGCCGCCGCGGCATCTCGATCGTTCACCGGGCCACGTTGGGTACAGATCATCAGCCGCCTGGTCATCATGCTGACGCGGGCTGTTCCCTCACTCATTTTCGCGATCATCTTCGTGCGGATTTTTGGCTTGGGTCCGCTCGCCGGTGCGCTGGCCATCGCTGTGCATTCGATCGGCATGATCGGCAAGATGATGACGGATTCCTTTGAGGAGCTCAGCCCACAGCCGCGCGAGGCAATCCAAGCCACCGGTGCCACACGGACCCAGACATTTATCGCAACCACACTCACCCGCGCGCTGCCGCAGATGACATCCTTCGTGCTGTATCGACTCGACATCAATATTCGGGCATCGGCAATTCTCGGCCTGGTTGGAGCCGGCGGCATCGGCGTCGCCCTTCAAACTGCCATCGGTAGCCTCAACTATCCTCGCGCGGCTGGGATCATCATCGTCATCATCCTCCTACTACTGGCGCTTGAATTGGTCTCCTTCCTCTCACAGCGGTCCCTGGCCGAGCACGCCGACCCTTCGGCATCCTCACAGCTGTTCGTCGCCAGCCGGTCCGGGCGCGACCCGGGATGGTCGCTGCAACGGTTTGGGCGCACTGCAGCAGCACTCAGCGCCATCGGACTTTTCCTCTTCGCTCTGTCCACGCTGTCTATCCCCTTCGATAGACTCCAACGAAGCGGGGCAAATGCGTGGGCCATGCTGAGCGGATTCGTCCCGCCGACAATCAGTACAGAAGTCGTCCTGGGCATCTTCGAAAGCGTGATCATGGCTCTGACGGCAACCTCGTTCGGAGTGTTGATCGGCCTGGTCATTGCGATTCTCTCCACGAATCATCTGGTGAACATCCCAGCTCTGAGCTGGATGCTTCGAACCTTCGTAGTACTTGTCCGCGGGGTCCCGGACATCATCTACGCGTTGATCTTCGTCGCTGCGCTGGGTCTCGGTCCTTTCCCTGGGTTCCTAGCACTGTCGATCTCCTGCACCGCACTGGCCGCCAAGTTCTTTACCGACGCACTCCAGAACATCAACCCAGGCCCTCGGCGTGCGCTGGAAGCTACCGGTGCCGGTCGGGTTCAGGCATTCGTCAGCGGCGTCTGGCCTCAATTCGTGCCATCCTTCATCGCCAACAGCCTGTTCACCTCGGATCTTGCCTTACGGGAATCCGCAGTTTTGGGCATTGTCGGCGCGGGCGGCGTCGGATTCCTGCTCCACGAATCTGTCACATCCATCCAGTACTCGACCACCGCGGGCATCCTCATCGGGCTCGTGATCGTCGTCGTCGCGCTCGAGCAAGTGGCGCGCTGGGCGCGTAGAAAGGTACTTTGA
- a CDS encoding DEAD/DEAH box helicase, whose protein sequence is MEVPGLTPTYPRVRPEAVEACFGPTMTARGRAYWQEDRIRTVHWDEATQKLTGSVFGSGESIYRATVLLLRSGPDAWEPDRSGCTCPVGDDCKHGAALVFRADELARDRAEDPFAVLRALEEQSGLIQRASSLGGGSGGQRGQTAGAPAPEPPSWQRTLGALVPPGTVGSAGAGQERAARKPVFDQLALGLDVHVATSERHRLYGGIQWTSLGHEYLGSTARWTVQVRPLKRSARGNWVKTGLTWQTFSRQRPPHTLNPDPVQYELLHRLQHLYHATVASPARSEWLNLATLDHPEAWRLLGALQEAGAPLVGLGRIGEITLTDPAELVLDVRRTDPDTDADPAALALQLRARTAGSDLLDDARPVGSRAVVVARPHPDGSTGKDSILVQLSPLDTPVPTGLRGLLAGGEPLQVPAEETPEFFDDFYPGLAASLDVVSSDDTVEFPEIPPPELRLSASYTLADPDDDWAQDTLELSWSWHYRGLDDVEEHQRTVLAAVREIWPGAFTQPEQTLAGPAAARFSEHALDQLRDLDHVHVSIIGTRPDYRELTGAPDIGITAVASGTSNDWFDLGFQIRLDGRSVPFAHIFKALVKGENEVLLPDKTYLSLGHPGFDRLRELIDEAGQLEEWDPENQGVHRSNTVMLQDLEELADEWTPDAMVEEWMDTITRLASLDPNDHPDPAQVPDTLNATLRPYQLDGFQWLATLHDLGLGGILADDMGLGKTLQTLALIAHARETTHDVEQGTRAPFLVVAPSSVVSVWAQEAATFTPELRVVTLSATAAKRKKSVEDIDAELAEADLVLTSYAIARLDEKILAARTWGGLVLDEAQFVKNRTTRTFRSVKALAERSRFRLAITGTPMENTLGDLWSLAALTAPGLFPQFRLFREHFINPIEAGQRLATDPSLNPEDDPEGARTAQRAESRLAHLRDRLAPFMLRRTKEDVAPDLPEKQEQTVLVPLQSAHRRLYDTVLQRERAKVMRLLNEEDLDTHRMIVFRSLTLLRMLALDPQIVDQDYTEPSSKLEDLMERLTEIHDAEEHHQVIVFSQFTSFLHRVAKRLDDAEISYAYLDGATRGRAAAVAEFREGGATVFLISLKAGGFGLTLTEADYVFLMDPWWNPAVENQAVDRAHRIGQTKNVMVYRMVAAGTIEEKVLELQYRKAVLFDAVTEGAPGGAVSSGFTAADFRALFSQPRSLEE, encoded by the coding sequence GTGGAGGTTCCAGGCCTGACGCCGACGTATCCCCGGGTGCGGCCCGAGGCGGTGGAAGCCTGCTTCGGGCCGACCATGACGGCGCGCGGGCGCGCGTACTGGCAGGAAGACCGCATCCGCACCGTGCACTGGGACGAAGCCACCCAGAAGCTCACCGGGAGCGTCTTCGGCTCGGGCGAGAGCATCTACCGGGCCACGGTGCTGCTGCTGCGCTCGGGGCCCGACGCCTGGGAGCCGGACCGCAGCGGGTGCACCTGCCCGGTGGGCGATGACTGCAAGCACGGCGCGGCCCTGGTGTTCCGTGCCGATGAGCTGGCCCGCGATCGAGCCGAGGATCCCTTCGCCGTGCTGCGTGCCCTGGAAGAGCAGAGCGGGCTGATCCAGCGCGCCTCCTCCCTGGGTGGCGGATCCGGCGGACAGCGCGGACAGACGGCGGGTGCACCTGCACCGGAGCCGCCCAGCTGGCAGCGCACCCTCGGAGCGCTGGTGCCGCCGGGCACGGTCGGTTCCGCGGGGGCAGGCCAGGAGCGTGCGGCCCGGAAGCCGGTGTTCGACCAGCTGGCCCTGGGACTCGACGTGCACGTGGCCACCAGCGAGCGGCACCGCCTCTACGGGGGCATTCAGTGGACCTCGCTCGGCCACGAATACCTCGGAAGCACGGCACGCTGGACAGTGCAGGTGCGTCCGCTGAAGCGCTCGGCCCGCGGCAACTGGGTCAAGACCGGCCTCACCTGGCAGACGTTCTCGCGGCAGCGTCCGCCGCATACCCTGAACCCGGACCCCGTCCAATACGAGCTGCTGCACCGCCTGCAGCACCTCTACCATGCCACCGTTGCCTCCCCGGCACGCTCCGAATGGCTCAATCTGGCCACGCTCGACCACCCCGAGGCATGGCGTCTGCTCGGCGCGCTGCAGGAGGCGGGGGCGCCGCTGGTGGGGCTCGGCCGCATCGGGGAGATCACGCTCACGGACCCAGCCGAGCTGGTGCTGGACGTGCGCCGCACCGACCCCGACACCGACGCTGACCCCGCCGCGCTGGCCCTGCAGCTGCGCGCCCGCACCGCCGGATCGGATCTGCTGGACGACGCTCGGCCGGTGGGCAGCCGCGCCGTCGTCGTCGCCCGGCCCCACCCCGACGGCAGCACGGGTAAGGACTCCATCCTGGTGCAGCTCAGCCCGCTGGACACCCCGGTGCCCACCGGGTTGCGCGGGCTGTTGGCCGGGGGCGAGCCGCTGCAGGTCCCCGCGGAGGAGACACCCGAGTTCTTCGACGATTTCTATCCCGGCCTGGCTGCCTCCCTCGACGTCGTCTCCAGCGATGACACAGTGGAGTTCCCCGAGATCCCGCCACCAGAGCTGCGCCTGTCTGCCAGCTACACCCTGGCCGATCCTGACGACGACTGGGCGCAGGACACCCTCGAGCTGAGCTGGTCCTGGCACTACCGGGGTCTCGACGACGTCGAGGAGCACCAGCGCACCGTGCTCGCGGCGGTGCGGGAGATCTGGCCCGGCGCCTTCACCCAACCCGAGCAGACCCTGGCCGGTCCCGCCGCAGCCCGGTTCTCCGAGCACGCCCTGGATCAGCTGCGCGACCTGGACCACGTGCACGTGAGCATCATCGGCACCCGCCCCGACTACCGGGAGCTCACCGGGGCCCCGGATATCGGCATCACCGCGGTGGCCTCCGGCACCTCGAATGACTGGTTTGACCTCGGCTTCCAGATCCGACTCGACGGGCGCTCCGTGCCCTTCGCTCACATCTTCAAGGCCCTGGTGAAGGGCGAGAATGAGGTGCTGCTGCCCGATAAGACCTACCTGAGCCTGGGCCACCCCGGTTTCGACCGGCTGCGCGAGCTCATCGACGAGGCCGGCCAACTCGAGGAATGGGACCCCGAGAACCAGGGCGTGCACCGTTCCAACACGGTGATGCTGCAGGATCTCGAGGAGCTGGCCGACGAGTGGACGCCGGACGCCATGGTCGAGGAGTGGATGGACACCATCACCCGGCTCGCCTCGCTGGACCCGAACGACCACCCCGATCCGGCTCAGGTGCCGGACACCCTGAACGCCACCCTGCGCCCGTACCAGTTGGACGGGTTCCAGTGGCTGGCCACCCTGCACGATCTAGGACTCGGCGGGATCCTCGCCGACGACATGGGCCTGGGCAAGACCCTGCAGACACTGGCCCTGATCGCCCACGCGCGCGAAACCACTCACGACGTCGAACAGGGCACCAGAGCGCCGTTCCTCGTCGTCGCTCCCTCCTCGGTGGTCTCCGTCTGGGCACAGGAAGCAGCCACATTCACCCCGGAGCTGCGCGTCGTCACCCTCAGTGCCACCGCCGCCAAGCGTAAGAAATCCGTCGAAGACATCGACGCCGAACTGGCCGAGGCCGACCTGGTGCTCACCTCCTACGCCATCGCCCGACTCGACGAGAAAATCCTCGCGGCCCGAACCTGGGGCGGACTCGTGCTGGACGAAGCCCAATTCGTGAAAAACCGCACCACCCGCACCTTCCGGTCCGTCAAAGCACTGGCCGAGCGGTCCCGATTCCGCCTGGCCATCACCGGCACCCCCATGGAGAACACGTTGGGGGACCTGTGGTCGCTGGCCGCCCTCACCGCGCCCGGACTCTTCCCGCAGTTCCGGCTCTTCCGCGAGCACTTCATCAACCCCATCGAAGCCGGTCAGCGCCTGGCCACCGACCCCTCGCTGAACCCCGAGGACGACCCGGAGGGGGCGCGCACCGCCCAGCGCGCCGAATCCCGGCTGGCCCATCTGCGCGACCGGCTCGCCCCGTTCATGCTGCGCCGCACCAAAGAAGACGTCGCACCTGACCTGCCCGAAAAGCAAGAGCAAACCGTGCTGGTGCCCCTGCAATCGGCGCACCGCCGTCTCTACGACACCGTGCTGCAACGCGAACGCGCCAAGGTGATGCGCCTGCTCAACGAAGAGGACCTGGACACGCACCGGATGATCGTGTTCCGATCCCTCACCCTGCTGCGCATGCTCGCCCTGGACCCGCAGATCGTCGATCAAGACTACACAGAACCCTCCTCGAAACTTGAGGACCTGATGGAGCGGCTCACGGAGATTCACGACGCCGAAGAACACCACCAGGTGATCGTGTTCTCCCAGTTCACCTCGTTCCTGCACCGGGTCGCGAAACGTCTCGACGACGCCGAGATCAGCTACGCCTACCTCGACGGCGCCACCCGGGGTCGGGCCGCCGCGGTGGCCGAATTCCGCGAGGGCGGAGCCACGGTGTTCCTCATCTCGCTGAAAGCCGGTGGTTTCGGGCTCACCCTCACCGAGGCGGATTATGTGTTCCTGATGGACCCGTGGTGGAACCCCGCTGTCGAAAACCAGGCAGTGGACCGGGCCCACCGCATCGGCCAGACCAAGAACGTGATGGTGTACCGCATGGTCGCCGCCGGCACCATCGAGGAGAAGGTGCTGGAGTTGCAGTACCGCAAGGCGGTGCTGTTCGACGCCGTCACCGAGGGCGCACCCGGCGGCGCGGTCAGTTCCGGGTTCACCGCCGCCGACTTCCGCGCCCTGTTCTCCCAGCCCCGGTCGCTGGAAGAATGA
- a CDS encoding PaaX family transcriptional regulator produces the protein MLFGDYWLGRADPIPSSALVELLSVFGVSETGARAAVQRLAQRGFLVAHRQGRRTSYAVQRETRETVALHVKRLFHSHHPPAWDGTWTLVSYMLPGQETSDRRLLRDELRNLKFGNLSDGVWIRPGDQVEEVVATLQRLDADADNDVGVFRQGVLAWPSSVHHVRAAFDADGLDEEYRKFADFWSPQAHALEREPISGENALRLRTEVMSAWRTLVRKDPQLPADLLSDPAPIQLAATTCAVLYDALGSPAEHAVRRILERHSPELAEMVSHHTFASSLSVIESASSGSATL, from the coding sequence GTGCTCTTCGGCGACTACTGGCTAGGGCGGGCCGACCCCATCCCTTCTAGCGCGCTCGTCGAGCTGCTCTCTGTCTTCGGTGTCTCTGAGACCGGAGCGCGGGCGGCCGTGCAAAGACTCGCCCAGCGCGGCTTTCTTGTCGCTCATCGGCAGGGACGACGCACGTCCTACGCGGTGCAGAGAGAAACACGCGAAACGGTGGCACTGCATGTCAAAAGGCTCTTCCATTCTCACCATCCCCCCGCTTGGGATGGCACTTGGACACTCGTCAGCTATATGCTGCCCGGTCAGGAGACTTCTGACCGACGACTGCTTCGCGACGAACTGCGCAATCTCAAGTTCGGCAACCTCTCCGACGGCGTCTGGATCAGACCAGGTGATCAAGTTGAGGAAGTGGTCGCCACGCTTCAGCGCCTCGATGCCGATGCCGACAATGACGTCGGAGTGTTTCGACAGGGCGTGTTAGCCTGGCCCTCTTCAGTCCACCACGTCCGTGCCGCTTTCGACGCTGACGGTCTCGATGAGGAGTATCGGAAATTCGCGGATTTCTGGAGCCCCCAAGCACATGCTCTGGAACGTGAACCGATAAGCGGCGAAAACGCACTACGGCTGCGCACCGAGGTGATGTCCGCGTGGCGAACGTTGGTGCGCAAAGACCCACAGCTCCCCGCGGACCTGCTCAGCGACCCAGCCCCGATCCAGCTAGCTGCCACCACCTGTGCAGTCCTATATGACGCATTGGGCTCGCCCGCGGAGCACGCCGTGCGCAGGATTTTGGAGCGTCATAGCCCCGAACTGGCGGAAATGGTAAGCCACCATACGTTCGCGAGTTCTCTGTCCGTCATTGAATCGGCCTCATCCGGTTCGGCCACGTTGTAA
- a CDS encoding DUF2625 family protein — translation MFFKRRPKPRNRSGSFNPFPADVDVWAGFESGIAKAPWEVENLHCDPQRSQQVMAQLELTEDSELGAMVAHTGGLVIDHGWVRLLGAGLGDLPDVATASPFTREDPHYLVLGVDVLGGIFAIDGTALGAGAGRLCYIDPTTMDAAQPTVRDLNVSHAQFMAWVLTGDVDKFYAPHRWDDWKEDIAGLSLNHGLDADRQPIRLSDLWEQAFPTVGLDVPRPQGF, via the coding sequence GTGTTCTTCAAGCGCCGTCCTAAGCCTCGCAACCGCTCGGGTTCCTTCAATCCGTTCCCTGCTGACGTCGACGTCTGGGCGGGCTTCGAATCCGGCATCGCCAAGGCGCCCTGGGAGGTTGAAAACCTGCACTGCGACCCGCAGCGCTCGCAGCAGGTGATGGCCCAACTTGAACTCACCGAGGACTCCGAACTCGGCGCGATGGTGGCCCACACCGGCGGACTGGTGATCGACCACGGATGGGTACGACTGCTCGGCGCCGGTCTGGGCGACCTGCCCGACGTTGCCACCGCCTCGCCTTTCACCCGCGAAGATCCGCACTACCTGGTGCTCGGCGTGGACGTGCTCGGCGGAATCTTCGCCATCGACGGCACCGCGCTGGGGGCCGGTGCTGGGCGGCTCTGCTATATCGACCCCACCACCATGGACGCAGCCCAGCCCACCGTGCGCGATCTGAACGTCAGCCACGCCCAGTTCATGGCGTGGGTGCTCACCGGCGACGTCGACAAGTTCTACGCCCCGCACCGCTGGGACGACTGGAAAGAAGACATCGCCGGGCTCAGCCTGAACCACGGGCTCGACGCCGATCGCCAGCCCATTCGGCTCAGCGACCTCTGGGAGCAAGCCTTCCCGACCGTGGGACTCGACGTCCCCCGACCGCAAGGATTTTGA
- a CDS encoding cytochrome P450 — MDDDLFSTAVQNVVPHVPRSSRRPPLHFDPPEHTEYRTALDPVFRRSVIRAHHDDYVAGARQLVADLLAHPEPDAVRDFAAPFVMDCFAALLGVSRMLTREIRDIGVRYSFAIQDMDDPVIADCSKRLYAIAEEVYAQHQASGLDPHRDLVAGLKQAVADDNNGITEKTAIATIRQLIVAGMGAPQAVLGSAIVHLAQDPQLQQHLRDHPDDLPAAIEEFLRLHAPYRVFARTAKRDTIFHGRTVRQNEPIALIFPSANRDVEHFENPHEFVLHRKQNSHLSFGRGAHRCPAATLGRMELLVALQVLLQDTQHFELAGDVEMMNWLEYGPRAVPISITPRIPRNERE; from the coding sequence TTGGACGACGATCTCTTCAGCACAGCCGTCCAGAACGTGGTCCCCCATGTGCCAAGGTCTTCCCGCCGACCTCCGCTGCACTTCGATCCGCCCGAGCACACCGAATATCGCACTGCTTTGGATCCAGTTTTCCGTCGCAGCGTCATCCGAGCCCATCATGACGACTATGTCGCGGGTGCCCGACAGCTCGTTGCCGATCTCCTCGCGCACCCCGAACCGGACGCGGTCCGCGACTTCGCTGCCCCCTTCGTCATGGACTGCTTTGCTGCACTACTCGGCGTCTCCCGCATGCTGACTCGCGAAATCCGCGATATCGGCGTCCGCTATTCCTTCGCGATTCAAGATATGGACGATCCGGTTATCGCGGACTGCAGCAAGCGTCTCTACGCAATCGCCGAGGAGGTTTACGCCCAACATCAGGCATCGGGGCTCGATCCTCACCGCGATCTGGTCGCCGGCCTCAAGCAGGCGGTCGCCGACGACAACAACGGGATCACGGAGAAAACCGCGATCGCCACCATTCGTCAGCTCATCGTCGCAGGTATGGGCGCTCCTCAAGCTGTCCTGGGCAGTGCGATCGTGCATCTGGCCCAGGATCCGCAACTGCAGCAGCACCTCCGCGACCATCCGGATGATCTGCCAGCGGCCATCGAGGAGTTCTTGCGGCTACACGCTCCCTACCGGGTGTTCGCCCGAACGGCGAAGCGTGACACCATCTTTCACGGAAGAACCGTCCGCCAGAATGAACCCATCGCGCTGATCTTCCCCTCCGCGAATAGGGACGTTGAGCACTTCGAGAATCCGCATGAGTTCGTCCTGCACCGCAAACAGAATTCGCACCTGTCCTTCGGCAGAGGAGCCCATCGCTGCCCTGCTGCAACACTAGGCCGGATGGAACTGCTCGTCGCATTGCAAGTCCTTCTGCAGGACACTCAGCACTTCGAGCTTGCCGGTGACGTCGAAATGATGAACTGGCTTGAATACGGTCCCCGGGCTGTTCCCATATCCATCACACCGCGGATTCCACGGAATGAGAGAGAATGA
- a CDS encoding aminotransferase class I/II-fold pyridoxal phosphate-dependent enzyme: MADISAGALGELISATDSHGIATQTRELVEAGTLDVGARLPTVRAVAGELGVSIGTVAKAWSLLRDAGLIETRQRGGTRVLGAVRPPTQDEAPVAWSDVDFLFCSPDPALLPPLDRAVATALRTPHFNEWGREYIVQALHRIVSRDWPFEATGWMTAGGGTEGLWLATRAAVGNQRVVACEEPLAPGFLAGLQEEGLTVIGVPVDDEGPTVEGVRAAVDAGAAALVLSPGGPFSDRHVLSSARAEELADLLEGTDVAVIEDDVLGPLSTVPVRTLGHRLPQQTIRVQEYCRAFGIDLRTSVIGGARPLVDAAIHQRSGGVASNSRLLQDALAALLSDERTGAAVHQARQRYTRRRERALAAFSAAGLTVHSGPGSWALWVEVADERSAALALSSHGIVVDVASASHVSPDQQRQRLRLSLAQLPESSLDELAQRVADAARGRLGPVIP, from the coding sequence ATGGCGGACATCAGCGCGGGCGCGCTTGGCGAGCTGATCTCGGCGACCGATTCTCACGGCATCGCCACCCAGACGCGCGAGCTGGTGGAAGCTGGCACCCTGGACGTGGGAGCCCGCCTGCCTACGGTGCGCGCGGTCGCGGGTGAGTTAGGCGTCAGCATCGGCACGGTGGCCAAAGCCTGGTCGTTGCTACGCGACGCCGGACTCATCGAGACTCGGCAGCGGGGCGGGACCCGGGTGCTCGGTGCCGTGCGTCCCCCGACGCAGGATGAAGCCCCGGTGGCCTGGTCCGACGTCGATTTCCTGTTCTGCAGCCCGGACCCGGCGCTGTTGCCGCCGTTGGACCGCGCGGTCGCCACGGCACTGAGGACCCCACATTTCAACGAATGGGGCCGGGAGTACATTGTGCAGGCCCTGCACCGGATCGTCTCCCGCGACTGGCCCTTCGAGGCGACCGGGTGGATGACCGCCGGCGGTGGTACGGAGGGACTCTGGCTGGCCACCCGCGCCGCCGTGGGCAACCAGCGTGTGGTGGCCTGCGAGGAACCGCTCGCACCCGGGTTCCTGGCGGGACTGCAAGAGGAGGGGCTCACGGTGATCGGCGTCCCGGTGGACGACGAGGGCCCCACCGTGGAGGGTGTCAGGGCTGCCGTTGATGCCGGAGCTGCCGCTCTGGTGCTGTCTCCCGGTGGACCGTTCTCCGATCGTCACGTGCTCAGCAGCGCCCGGGCCGAGGAACTGGCCGACCTGCTCGAAGGAACCGACGTCGCCGTCATTGAGGACGATGTGCTCGGGCCGCTCTCCACGGTGCCGGTACGGACGCTCGGACATCGCCTGCCTCAGCAAACCATCCGGGTGCAGGAGTACTGCCGCGCCTTCGGCATTGATCTGCGCACCTCGGTGATCGGCGGCGCCCGACCTCTCGTGGACGCCGCCATTCATCAACGCAGCGGAGGGGTGGCCTCCAACAGCCGCCTGCTCCAGGACGCCCTCGCTGCCCTGCTCAGCGATGAGCGCACCGGTGCGGCGGTGCACCAGGCGCGCCAGCGGTACACTCGCCGACGCGAGCGGGCGCTCGCCGCGTTCTCCGCAGCCGGACTCACGGTGCATAGTGGACCGGGCAGTTGGGCGCTCTGGGTGGAGGTTGCCGACGAGCGATCCGCCGCCTTGGCGCTGAGCTCCCACGGCATCGTCGTCGACGTCGCTTCAGCCTCCCACGTGAGCCCGGATCAACAGCGGCAGCGACTGCGGCTCTCGCTGGCACAGCTGCCGGAGTCTTCGCTGGACGAGCTGGCGCAGCGGGTGGCCGATGCCGCCCGCGGCCGGCTCGGGCCGGTCATACCGTAA
- a CDS encoding DUF1801 domain-containing protein: MTAPDHRTGQRTPLDAVPGTSAPLRGALAEAGYPDLESLDGADYATLKALHGVGARGLERLQAALLEKGLSFSGTIPAPRGNGVTVTAGHTGVVASDIKTKPTNVSPAEYIETLDTPRRVEHGRLLLELFTRVTGAEPVMWGPSMIGYGETHYVSAAGREGDWFHVGFSPRKAKLSFYGLTSHPGYEQQLQRLGKHTVGASCLYVNKPEDIDLAVLEEMLTDAWNAQPQGC; the protein is encoded by the coding sequence ATGACCGCACCGGATCACCGCACAGGCCAGCGCACCCCGCTCGATGCCGTGCCCGGTACCTCCGCACCCTTGCGCGGCGCGCTCGCTGAAGCCGGCTACCCGGACCTGGAGTCACTCGACGGCGCCGACTACGCCACCCTGAAAGCCCTGCACGGGGTAGGTGCCCGCGGGCTGGAACGCCTGCAGGCAGCACTCCTCGAGAAGGGGCTGAGCTTCAGCGGCACCATTCCAGCCCCGCGCGGCAACGGGGTCACGGTGACCGCCGGGCACACCGGCGTCGTCGCCTCCGATATCAAGACCAAGCCGACGAACGTCAGTCCGGCCGAGTATATCGAGACCCTGGACACCCCGCGCCGGGTGGAACACGGGCGGCTGCTGCTGGAGCTGTTCACCCGGGTCACCGGAGCGGAACCGGTGATGTGGGGCCCCTCGATGATCGGCTACGGGGAGACCCACTACGTCTCCGCCGCCGGGCGCGAAGGGGACTGGTTCCACGTGGGCTTCAGCCCGCGCAAGGCCAAGCTTTCGTTCTACGGGCTCACCAGCCACCCCGGATACGAGCAGCAGCTGCAGCGCCTTGGCAAGCACACCGTGGGCGCATCCTGCCTCTATGTGAACAAACCCGAAGACATCGATCTGGCGGTACTGGAAGAGATGCTCACGGACGCGTGGAACGCGCAGCCGCAGGGGTGCTGA